One segment of Haemophilus influenzae DNA contains the following:
- the gap gene encoding type I glyceraldehyde-3-phosphate dehydrogenase: protein MAIKIGINGFGRIGRIVFRAAQHRDDIEVVGINDLIDVEYMAYMLKYDSTHGRFDGTVEVKDGNLVVNGKTIRVTAERDPANLNWGAIGVDIAVEATGLFLTDETARKHITAGAKKVVLTGPSKDATPMFVRGVNFNAYAGQDIVSNASCTTNCLAPLARVVHETFGIKDGLMTTVHATTATQKTVDGPSAKDWRGGRGASQNIIPSSTGAAKAVGKVLPALNGKLTGMAFRVPTPNVSVVDLTVNLEKPASYDAIKQAIKDAAEGKTFNGELKGVLGYTEDAVVSTDFNGCALTSIFDAEAGIALTDSFVKLVSWYDNETGYSNKVLDLVAHVYNYKG from the coding sequence ATGGCAATTAAAATTGGTATTAACGGCTTTGGTCGTATCGGTCGTATCGTATTTCGTGCAGCACAACACCGTGATGACATCGAAGTTGTAGGTATTAACGACTTAATCGACGTTGAGTACATGGCTTATATGTTGAAATATGATTCAACTCACGGTCGTTTCGACGGCACTGTTGAAGTGAAAGATGGTAACTTGGTGGTTAATGGTAAAACCATCCGTGTCACTGCAGAACGTGATCCAGCAAACTTAAACTGGGGTGCAATCGGTGTTGATATCGCTGTTGAAGCGACTGGTTTATTCTTAACTGATGAAACTGCTCGTAAACACATCACTGCAGGCGCGAAAAAAGTTGTATTAACTGGCCCATCTAAAGATGCGACCCCTATGTTCGTTCGTGGTGTAAACTTCAACGCATACGCAGGTCAAGATATCGTGTCTAACGCATCTTGTACAACAAACTGTTTAGCTCCTTTAGCACGTGTTGTTCATGAAACTTTCGGTATCAAAGATGGTTTAATGACCACTGTTCACGCAACGACTGCAACTCAAAAAACTGTAGATGGTCCATCAGCTAAAGACTGGCGCGGCGGCCGCGGTGCATCACAAAACATCATTCCATCTTCAACAGGTGCGGCGAAAGCAGTAGGTAAAGTATTACCTGCATTAAACGGTAAATTAACTGGTATGGCTTTCCGTGTTCCAACGCCAAACGTATCTGTTGTTGATTTAACTGTAAACCTTGAAAAACCAGCTTCTTACGATGCAATCAAACAAGCAATCAAAGATGCAGCTGAAGGTAAAACTTTCAATGGCGAATTAAAAGGCGTATTAGGCTACACTGAAGATGCAGTTGTTTCTACTGACTTCAACGGCTGTGCTTTAACTTCTATATTTGATGCAGAAGCAGGTATCGCATTAACTGATTCTTTCGTTAAATTAGTATCTTGGTATGATAACGAAACTGGTTACTCAAACAAAGTATTAGACTTAGTTGCTCACGTTTACAACTACAAAGGCTAA
- the lldD gene encoding FMN-dependent L-lactate dehydrogenase LldD, with the protein MIISSASDYREAARRRVPPFMFHYADGGSYAEQTLARNVSDLENIALRQRVLKDMSELDTSIELFGEKLSMPTILAPVGACGMYARRGEVQAAQAADNKGVPFTLSTVSICPIEEVAPAIKRPMWFQLYVLKDRGFMKNALERAKAAGCSTLVFTVDMPTPGARYRDMHSGMSGPYKEIRRVLQGFTHPFWAYDVGIKGKPHTLGNVSNYMGRQIGLDDYIGWLTENFDPSISWKDLEWIREFWEGPMVIKGILDPEDAKDAVRFGADGIVVSNHGGRQLDGVLSSAKALPPIADAVKGDIKIIADSGIRNGLDVVRMLALGADATMLGRAFVYALGAAGRQGVENMLDIFKKEMRVAMTLTSNRTIADIKPEALVDLSKL; encoded by the coding sequence ATGATTATTTCATCAGCTAGCGATTATCGTGAAGCGGCACGCCGCCGTGTTCCTCCCTTTATGTTCCACTATGCCGATGGCGGTTCTTATGCCGAGCAAACACTTGCGCGTAATGTGAGTGATTTGGAAAATATTGCTTTAAGACAACGTGTCTTAAAAGATATGTCTGAATTGGATACCAGTATAGAATTATTCGGCGAAAAACTTTCAATGCCAACTATTCTTGCACCAGTTGGGGCGTGCGGAATGTATGCGCGCCGAGGGGAAGTGCAAGCAGCGCAAGCGGCAGATAACAAAGGCGTGCCATTTACCCTTTCAACCGTGTCAATCTGCCCGATTGAGGAAGTTGCGCCAGCGATTAAACGCCCGATGTGGTTCCAGCTTTATGTATTAAAAGATCGTGGCTTTATGAAAAATGCTCTTGAGCGTGCGAAGGCTGCGGGCTGTTCAACCTTGGTGTTCACCGTAGATATGCCAACACCAGGTGCGCGTTATCGTGATATGCACTCAGGAATGAGTGGTCCTTACAAAGAAATTCGCCGTGTTTTGCAAGGCTTTACGCATCCATTCTGGGCATATGATGTAGGTATTAAAGGAAAACCACACACTTTGGGCAATGTTTCTAATTATATGGGTAGACAAATTGGCTTAGATGACTATATTGGTTGGCTCACAGAGAATTTCGATCCGTCGATTTCGTGGAAAGATTTAGAATGGATTCGCGAGTTTTGGGAAGGTCCGATGGTGATCAAAGGGATTCTTGATCCTGAAGATGCAAAAGATGCGGTGCGTTTCGGGGCTGATGGTATTGTGGTGTCAAACCACGGTGGTCGTCAGTTAGATGGCGTGCTTTCAAGTGCAAAAGCGTTACCACCGATTGCTGATGCAGTGAAAGGGGATATTAAAATTATTGCCGATTCAGGCATTCGCAATGGTTTAGATGTAGTCCGTATGTTGGCATTAGGAGCAGACGCAACAATGTTAGGTCGAGCATTTGTTTATGCTTTAGGGGCAGCAGGTCGCCAAGGTGTTGAAAATATGCTAGACATTTTCAAAAAAGAGATGCGTGTAGCGATGACATTAACTAGCAATCGTACCATTGCTGATATTAAACCAGAGGCTTTAGTTGATCTAAGTAAACTTTAA
- the spoT gene encoding bifunctional GTP diphosphokinase/guanosine-3',5'-bis pyrophosphate 3'-pyrophosphohydrolase, translating to MELFADLDRIIQGYLPADKIELIKRAFVIARDAHEGQFRSSGEPYITHPVAVASIIAQLHLDHEAVMAALLHDVIEDTPYTEEQLKEEFGTSVAEIVDGVSKLDKLKFRTRQEAQVENFRKMILAMTRDIRVVLIKLADRTHNMRTLGALRPDKRRRIAKETLEIYCPLAHRLGIEHIKNELEDLSFQAMYPHRYEVLKKLIDVARSNRQDLIERISQEIKVRLENAGIFARVWGREKHLYKIYQKMRIKDQEFHSIMDIYTFRVIVKNVDDCYRVLGQMHNLYKPRPGRVKDYIAVPKANGYQSLQTSMIGPKGVPVEVHIHTEDMEQVAEMGITAHWVYKENGKNDSTTAQIRTQRWLQSLVEIQQSVGNSFEFIENVKSEFFPKEIYVFTPKGRIVELPMGATAVDFAYAVHSDVGNTCVGVTVEHKPYPLSQALKSGQTVNIITDPNAYPKAAWLNFVVTARAKTRIRHYLKQRCEEDAVKLGEIELNAALQPHNLGDFSIQKISTVLDALALSSLDELLREIGLGNQSATVIAHQFVGVPLEVVETKNLEFETKTLTITPMQVGKTQFAQCCHPIPGDPIVGCRTQENTVMVHHQHCANLKNARRQSLAQWDNAQSAVSFEAELQIEILNEQNALLSLMTAISASESSLQNIWTEELESNLLLVILQVCVKDIKHLANIVHRIKGITGVVNVKRNINKL from the coding sequence TTGGAACTGTTTGCGGATTTAGATCGAATTATTCAAGGGTATTTGCCCGCAGATAAAATTGAACTCATCAAGCGTGCGTTTGTGATTGCAAGAGATGCGCACGAAGGACAATTTCGCTCCAGCGGCGAACCTTACATTACTCATCCTGTGGCGGTAGCCTCCATTATTGCTCAACTACACTTAGATCACGAAGCGGTAATGGCTGCGCTTTTGCACGATGTTATTGAGGATACACCTTATACGGAAGAACAATTGAAAGAAGAGTTCGGTACCAGTGTGGCTGAAATTGTAGATGGTGTATCAAAACTCGATAAGTTGAAATTTCGTACTCGCCAAGAGGCACAAGTCGAGAATTTTCGCAAAATGATTTTGGCGATGACGCGTGATATTCGCGTTGTGTTAATCAAGCTTGCTGACCGCACGCATAATATGCGCACGCTTGGTGCGTTACGACCAGATAAACGCCGCCGCATTGCGAAAGAAACGCTTGAAATCTATTGTCCGCTTGCTCATCGTTTAGGTATTGAGCATATCAAAAATGAATTAGAAGACTTATCTTTTCAAGCAATGTATCCCCATCGCTATGAAGTGTTGAAAAAACTCATTGATGTGGCGCGGAGTAATCGACAAGACTTAATCGAACGTATTTCACAAGAGATTAAAGTACGGTTAGAAAACGCAGGAATTTTTGCCCGAGTATGGGGGCGTGAAAAACACCTTTACAAAATCTATCAAAAAATGCGCATAAAGGATCAAGAATTCCACTCTATTATGGATATTTATACGTTCCGTGTGATTGTAAAAAACGTGGATGATTGTTATCGCGTTTTGGGACAAATGCATAATCTTTATAAGCCACGCCCTGGCAGAGTAAAGGATTATATTGCTGTGCCTAAAGCAAATGGTTATCAATCTTTGCAAACCTCAATGATTGGGCCGAAAGGTGTCCCCGTAGAAGTTCATATCCATACTGAGGATATGGAACAAGTCGCCGAAATGGGCATTACTGCACATTGGGTTTATAAAGAAAATGGTAAAAACGACAGTACAACCGCACAAATTCGTACACAACGCTGGCTGCAAAGTTTGGTCGAGATTCAACAAAGTGTAGGTAATTCGTTTGAGTTTATTGAGAATGTAAAATCAGAGTTTTTTCCTAAAGAGATTTATGTTTTTACCCCAAAAGGTCGAATTGTTGAGTTGCCAATGGGCGCAACGGCAGTGGATTTCGCTTATGCCGTACATTCAGATGTGGGGAATACTTGTGTTGGCGTGACTGTTGAGCATAAACCTTATCCGCTTTCACAAGCTCTTAAGTCTGGTCAAACGGTAAATATCATCACCGATCCAAATGCGTATCCTAAAGCAGCGTGGTTAAATTTTGTGGTAACAGCTCGTGCGAAAACACGGATTCGTCATTATCTTAAACAACGCTGTGAAGAAGATGCCGTGAAATTAGGAGAAATTGAGCTTAATGCAGCATTACAGCCTCATAATTTAGGCGATTTTTCTATTCAAAAAATTAGCACTGTATTAGATGCTTTAGCACTTTCTTCTTTAGATGAATTATTACGAGAAATTGGTTTAGGTAATCAGTCTGCCACTGTAATTGCGCATCAATTTGTGGGCGTTCCTCTTGAAGTTGTGGAAACAAAGAATCTTGAATTTGAGACAAAAACGCTCACTATTACACCAATGCAAGTGGGTAAAACCCAATTTGCTCAATGTTGCCATCCAATCCCGGGCGATCCTATTGTGGGATGTCGTACACAAGAAAACACAGTTATGGTACACCATCAACATTGTGCTAATTTAAAAAATGCTCGTCGCCAGTCCTTGGCTCAATGGGATAATGCTCAAAGTGCGGTAAGTTTTGAGGCAGAATTGCAAATTGAAATATTGAACGAACAAAATGCCTTGTTGAGTTTAATGACCGCAATTTCTGCGAGCGAAAGCAGCCTCCAAAATATTTGGACGGAAGAATTAGAGAGCAATTTATTGCTTGTGATTTTGCAAGTTTGTGTAAAAGATATTAAACACCTTGCCAATATTGTTCATCGTATTAAAGGCATTACTGGCGTTGTTAATGTCAAACGTAATATTAACAAGCTATGA
- the murI gene encoding glutamate racemase: MDKKEKRPTVLFFDSGVGGFSVYREAKKLLPNWHYLYCFDNAGFPYSEREEESIIHRTLAICQLINQRYPLDAIVIACNTASTVVLPPLRANFDIPIIGTVPAIKPASEMTKTKHIGLLATKGTVKRHYVDDLIDKFAQDCVVERLGSTKLVEIAEQKIRGHSIDLISLKDELSPWANMADLDTLVLGCTHFPLIRDEIQLCLPQVKYFMDPSAAIAKRIKYLLDDKSLQAQNEKYNQMFCTAHFPEEDQFKKSLHLWGFEFLEVIKID; the protein is encoded by the coding sequence ATGGATAAAAAAGAAAAACGCCCCACTGTACTTTTTTTTGACTCTGGAGTGGGTGGGTTTAGCGTATATCGTGAAGCCAAAAAATTATTACCAAATTGGCACTATCTCTATTGCTTTGATAATGCTGGCTTCCCTTATTCAGAACGTGAAGAAGAAAGTATCATTCATCGTACTTTAGCGATTTGCCAACTGATCAATCAACGTTATCCATTAGATGCAATTGTGATTGCTTGCAATACAGCGAGTACTGTTGTGCTTCCACCGTTGCGTGCCAATTTTGACATTCCTATTATTGGCACTGTACCAGCGATTAAACCTGCATCAGAGATGACAAAGACAAAACATATTGGTTTATTGGCGACGAAAGGGACTGTAAAGCGTCATTATGTCGATGATTTAATTGATAAATTTGCGCAAGATTGTGTTGTGGAGAGATTGGGATCAACAAAATTAGTCGAAATTGCGGAGCAAAAAATTCGTGGTCATTCCATTGATCTAATTAGCTTAAAAGATGAATTATCTCCGTGGGCAAATATGGCAGATTTGGATACATTAGTTTTAGGCTGCACCCATTTCCCATTAATCAGAGATGAAATTCAGTTATGCTTGCCACAAGTTAAATATTTTATGGATCCGAGCGCAGCGATTGCTAAACGGATAAAATATTTACTCGATGATAAAAGTCTACAAGCGCAAAATGAAAAATATAATCAAATGTTTTGCACCGCACATTTTCCCGAAGAAGATCAATTCAAAAAATCTTTACATCTATGGGGATTTGAATTTTTGGAAGTAATCAAAATAGATTAA
- the recG gene encoding ATP-dependent DNA helicase RecG: MNLELLDAVPLTSLSGVGAAISNKLAKIGIHNLQDLLFHLPIRYEDRTRITPIANLRPEQYFTIEGIVQTCEVAFGRRPILSISLSDGTSKIILRFFNFNAGMRNSFQVGVRVKAFGEVKRGRHMPEIHHPEYQIVRDNAPIVLEETLTPIYSTTEGLKQNSLRKLTDQALALLDKVQIAEILPNEFNPHQYSLKEALRLLHRPPPDISLEMLEQGKHPAQQRLIFEELLAHNLAMQKVRLGTQQFSALPLHYQTDLKQRFLATLPFQPTNAQKRVVSDIEQDLIKDYPMMRLVQGDVGSGKTLVAALSALTAIDNGKQVALMAPTEILAEQHANNFRRWFEPFGIEVGWLASKVKGKSRQAELEKIKTGAVQMVVGTHALFQEEVEFSDLALVIIDEQHRFGVHQRLMLREKGEKVGFYPHQLIMTATPIPRTLAMTVYADLDTSIIDELPPGRTPITTVVVSEERRAEIVMRVKNACVNEKRQAYWVCTLIDESEVLEAQAAEAIWEDLTKALPMLNIGLVHGRMKPQEKQDVMMRFKNAELDLLVATTVIEVGVDVPNASLMIIENAERLGLSQLHQLRGRVGRGSTASFCVLMYKPPLGKVSQKRLQVLRDSQDGFVISEKDLEIRGPGEVLGTKQTGIAELRVANLMRDRKMIPTVQFYAKSLIQKYPDLAESLIRRWLNNKEIYSNA, encoded by the coding sequence ATGAACCTTGAGCTTCTCGATGCCGTCCCTTTGACCAGCCTCTCTGGTGTTGGGGCTGCCATTTCTAATAAATTGGCTAAAATCGGCATTCATAACCTGCAAGATTTACTCTTTCATTTACCTATTCGCTATGAAGATCGTACGCGAATTACGCCAATCGCTAATCTTCGCCCCGAACAATATTTTACCATTGAAGGAATTGTACAAACCTGTGAAGTCGCTTTTGGTCGCCGTCCGATTTTATCGATCAGTTTGTCAGACGGTACATCGAAAATTATATTACGTTTTTTCAATTTTAATGCGGGGATGCGTAATAGTTTTCAAGTAGGAGTGCGAGTAAAGGCTTTTGGCGAAGTGAAACGTGGTCGCCATATGCCAGAAATTCATCATCCAGAATATCAAATTGTGCGAGATAACGCGCCTATTGTATTGGAAGAAACACTAACGCCGATTTATTCCACGACGGAAGGGCTAAAACAAAATTCATTACGAAAATTAACAGATCAGGCTTTGGCATTACTCGACAAAGTTCAGATTGCAGAAATTTTGCCTAATGAATTTAATCCACATCAATATAGCTTAAAAGAAGCATTGAGATTATTGCATCGTCCGCCGCCAGACATTTCATTAGAAATGTTGGAGCAAGGCAAGCATCCTGCACAACAACGATTAATTTTTGAAGAATTATTGGCGCATAATCTTGCTATGCAAAAAGTGCGGTTAGGAACGCAGCAATTTTCTGCTTTACCGCTACATTATCAAACAGATTTGAAACAGCGATTTTTAGCCACTTTGCCATTCCAACCCACTAATGCGCAAAAGCGAGTCGTGTCGGATATTGAACAAGATCTTATCAAAGATTATCCGATGATGCGCTTAGTGCAAGGGGATGTCGGCTCGGGAAAAACATTGGTTGCCGCATTGTCTGCTTTAACGGCAATTGATAACGGCAAACAAGTCGCCTTAATGGCGCCAACAGAAATATTAGCAGAACAGCATGCGAATAATTTTCGACGTTGGTTTGAGCCTTTCGGTATTGAAGTTGGTTGGTTGGCCAGTAAAGTAAAAGGAAAATCAAGACAAGCAGAGCTTGAAAAAATTAAAACTGGTGCGGTGCAAATGGTAGTGGGGACGCACGCTTTATTCCAAGAAGAAGTCGAGTTTTCTGACTTGGCATTAGTGATTATTGATGAACAACATCGTTTTGGCGTGCATCAACGATTAATGTTGCGTGAGAAAGGCGAAAAAGTAGGATTTTATCCCCATCAGTTAATTATGACGGCCACGCCGATACCAAGAACGTTGGCAATGACCGTCTATGCAGATTTGGATACATCAATTATTGATGAATTGCCTCCAGGCCGTACGCCGATAACAACCGTAGTGGTTTCTGAAGAACGTCGCGCTGAAATTGTGATGCGTGTAAAAAACGCTTGTGTTAATGAAAAACGTCAAGCCTATTGGGTGTGTACGTTAATTGATGAATCAGAGGTTTTAGAAGCTCAAGCTGCCGAAGCGATTTGGGAAGATTTAACGAAAGCATTACCTATGTTAAATATTGGTTTAGTTCACGGGAGAATGAAACCACAAGAAAAACAAGATGTTATGATGCGTTTTAAAAATGCAGAATTGGATTTATTGGTCGCGACGACAGTAATCGAAGTGGGTGTTGATGTTCCGAATGCGAGTTTGATGATTATCGAAAATGCAGAGCGTTTAGGTTTATCACAACTTCATCAGTTACGAGGGCGAGTGGGGCGAGGCAGCACGGCTTCTTTTTGTGTATTGATGTATAAGCCCCCACTAGGTAAAGTTTCGCAAAAACGTTTGCAAGTGCTAAGAGATAGCCAAGATGGGTTTGTTATTTCGGAAAAAGACTTAGAAATTCGCGGACCAGGTGAAGTGCTTGGAACGAAACAAACGGGCATCGCTGAATTGCGAGTAGCAAATTTAATGCGAGATAGAAAAATGATACCAACGGTGCAATTTTATGCGAAATCACTTATCCAAAAATACCCAGATTTAGCAGAAAGTCTGATTCGCCGTTGGTTAAATAATAAAGAGATTTACTCGAACGCTTAA
- a CDS encoding AMP-dependent synthetase/ligase produces the protein MNLDLHFVHRIQQQAKTRANMTALRYKEHGLWRDISWKNFQEQLNQLSRALLAHNIDVQDKIAIFAHNMERWTIADIATLQIRAITVPIYATNTAQQAEFILNHADVKILFVGDQEQYDQALEIAHHCPKLQKIVAMKSTIQLQQDPLSCTWENFIETGSNVQQNELTQRLNQKQLSDLFTIIYTSGTTGEPKGVMLDYDNLAHQLETHDLSLNVTEQDISLSFLPFSHIFERAWAAYILHRGAILCYLEDTNQVRSALTEIRPTLMCAVPRFYEKIYAAVLDKVQKAPKLRQIMFHWAISVGQKHFDLRTNNKAIPFLLKKQFALADKLVLSKLRQLLGGRIKMMPCGGAKLEPAIGLFFHAIGINIKLGYGMTETTATVSCWHDFQFNPNSIGTLMPKAEVKIGENNEILVRGGMVMKGYYKKPEETAQAFTEDGFLKTGDAGEFDEQGNLFITDRIKELMKTSNGKYIAPQYIESKIGKDKFIEQIAIIADAKKYVSALIVPCFDSLEEYAKQINIKYHDRLELLKNSDILKMFEQRINAVQKELAHFEQVKKFTLLSQTFSIKLGEITPTLKLRRKVILERYRKQIEAMYHSQEA, from the coding sequence ATGAATCTCGATCTCCATTTTGTTCATCGTATTCAACAACAAGCCAAAACTCGTGCAAATATGACCGCACTTCGCTATAAAGAACACGGCTTATGGCGAGACATCTCTTGGAAAAATTTTCAAGAGCAACTCAATCAACTTTCTCGTGCATTGCTTGCTCACAATATTGACGTACAAGATAAAATCGCCATTTTTGCCCATAATATGGAACGTTGGACAATCGCTGACATTGCGACCTTACAAATTCGAGCAATCACAGTACCTATTTACGCAACCAATACAGCCCAGCAAGCAGAATTTATCTTAAATCACGCCGATGTAAAAATTCTCTTCGTCGGCGATCAAGAGCAATACGATCAAGCATTGGAAATTGCTCATCATTGTCCAAAATTACAAAAAATCGTGGCAATGAAATCCACCATTCAATTACAACAAGATCCTCTTTCTTGCACTTGGGAAAATTTTATTGAAACAGGTTCAAACGTACAACAAAATGAACTAACCCAACGCTTAAACCAAAAACAATTATCGGATTTATTTACGATTATTTATACCTCTGGCACAACGGGAGAGCCTAAAGGTGTTATGTTAGATTACGATAATCTCGCTCACCAATTAGAAACACATGATCTTTCACTTAATGTGACAGAGCAGGATATTTCACTTTCTTTCTTACCCTTTTCGCATATTTTTGAACGAGCTTGGGCGGCTTATATTCTTCATAGAGGTGCAATACTTTGCTATTTAGAAGACACCAATCAAGTGCGGTCAGCTTTAACGGAGATTCGCCCAACTTTAATGTGTGCCGTCCCACGTTTTTACGAAAAAATTTATGCCGCCGTATTGGATAAAGTTCAAAAAGCACCAAAACTTCGCCAAATAATGTTCCATTGGGCAATTTCCGTAGGACAAAAACATTTTGATTTACGTACGAATAACAAAGCTATTCCGTTCTTATTGAAGAAACAATTTGCTTTGGCAGATAAATTAGTACTCTCAAAACTTCGCCAATTATTGGGTGGGCGTATAAAAATGATGCCTTGCGGAGGAGCTAAATTAGAACCTGCTATCGGGCTATTTTTCCACGCCATTGGTATCAACATCAAATTAGGCTATGGCATGACAGAAACAACTGCGACCGTTTCTTGCTGGCATGATTTCCAATTTAACCCAAATTCAATCGGCACACTCATGCCAAAAGCAGAAGTTAAAATTGGGGAAAATAATGAAATCCTCGTGCGTGGCGGAATGGTGATGAAAGGCTATTACAAGAAGCCAGAAGAAACGGCTCAAGCCTTCACAGAAGATGGATTCTTAAAAACTGGCGATGCGGGAGAATTTGACGAACAAGGGAATTTATTTATTACCGATCGTATTAAAGAATTAATGAAAACCTCAAATGGAAAATATATCGCGCCGCAATATATCGAAAGCAAAATCGGTAAAGATAAATTTATCGAACAAATTGCGATCATCGCCGATGCGAAAAAATATGTGTCTGCACTTATTGTGCCTTGCTTTGATAGTTTGGAAGAGTACGCTAAACAGATCAATATTAAATATCATGACCGTTTAGAATTATTAAAAAATTCTGACATTCTGAAAATGTTTGAGCAACGTATTAATGCGGTGCAAAAAGAATTGGCTCACTTTGAGCAAGTAAAGAAATTCACGCTACTCTCTCAAACATTCAGCATTAAATTAGGCGAAATTACACCAACATTAAAATTGCGTAGAAAAGTAATTTTGGAACGTTACCGCAAGCAAATTGAAGCAATGTATCATTCACAAGAAGCATAA
- the gmk gene encoding guanylate kinase — MSQGNLYILSAPSGAGKSSLISVLLASDSSTQKMVSVSHTTRAPRPGEVEGVHYYFVSKEEFESLIEQDLFLEYAKVFGGNYYGTSLPAIEENLAKGIDVFLDIDWQGAQQIRKKVPSVKSIFILPPSLPELERRLIGRGQDSEEVIAERMSKAISEISHYDEYDYVIVNDDFEKALKDLQSILQAERLTKNYQQKQNAMLIQQLLAK; from the coding sequence ATGTCTCAAGGTAATCTTTATATTTTGTCTGCACCAAGTGGCGCAGGAAAATCTTCATTAATTTCTGTGTTATTGGCATCAGATAGTTCAACTCAAAAAATGGTTTCTGTGTCACATACGACCCGTGCTCCACGCCCTGGTGAAGTTGAAGGCGTACACTATTATTTTGTATCAAAAGAAGAGTTTGAATCACTCATTGAGCAAGATTTATTTCTAGAATATGCCAAAGTTTTTGGTGGAAATTATTATGGAACCTCTTTACCTGCGATTGAAGAAAATTTAGCAAAAGGCATTGATGTATTTTTAGATATTGATTGGCAAGGCGCTCAACAAATCCGTAAAAAAGTGCCTTCAGTAAAAAGCATTTTTATTTTACCGCCTTCATTGCCTGAATTAGAACGTCGTTTAATTGGTCGTGGGCAAGATAGTGAAGAGGTTATTGCTGAACGAATGTCAAAAGCGATAAGTGAAATTTCGCATTATGACGAATATGATTATGTTATTGTGAATGATGATTTCGAGAAAGCATTAAAAGATTTGCAAAGTATTTTGCAAGCAGAACGCTTAACCAAAAATTATCAGCAAAAACAAAATGCAATGTTAATTCAACAGCTACTAGCCAAATAA
- the rpoZ gene encoding DNA-directed RNA polymerase subunit omega — translation MARVTVQDAVEKIGNRFDLILTAARRARQLQLNQSAPLVPENNDKPAVIALREIEKGLINQDIMDAKEFQEMAKVQETEEAAIALITE, via the coding sequence ATGGCTCGTGTTACTGTGCAAGATGCAGTAGAAAAAATTGGTAACCGTTTTGATTTAATTTTAACGGCTGCGCGTCGTGCAAGACAATTACAACTTAACCAAAGTGCGCCGTTAGTGCCAGAAAATAATGACAAACCAGCAGTTATTGCATTGCGTGAAATCGAAAAAGGTTTGATTAATCAAGATATTATGGATGCAAAAGAGTTCCAAGAAATGGCTAAAGTGCAAGAAACGGAAGAAGCAGCTATTGCATTAATTACAGAATAA